The Rahnella aquatilis CIP 78.65 = ATCC 33071 genomic sequence GCATTCATCAGCGGCAGGCTTTCTTCAATGGCATTGATGCCCCCGACCGGATCGCCGGAATGCGCCGATCGGCCGGTGATACAAATTTTGAGGTCGATGCTGCCGAAACAGCCGCCCCAGATACGCGGTACCGCCCCGCCGTTAAAGCTGAGCATGTGGCCGGAGAATAATTTTTGCTCCGCCAGATAGCGCACCCCGGGGTACAGACCGCCTTCTTCATCGGTACACAACAGCAGAACCGGATTGAATTTCAGCGCCAGCCCGTGACGTTGCGCAGCACGAATTGCCGCGAGCGCCGCCACAATCGTGCCTTTCATGTCTGCCGCGCCGCGACCGATCAGTTTGCCATCAGCCTGCGTCAGCGTCAGTGGCGGGTAATTCCAGCCATCGCCCGCCGGAACAGTATCGACGTGAAAATAGAGATTACAGGCTTCGGCGGCGCTGCCCGGCAAGGTAGCAATCACATTCACCCGTTCGCCCTGCGCACTGCCGTCCGGCGTTTGCCACAAATTTTCCGGTACGCTGACGCGCTCACAGACAAAACCAACCGGCTCCAGCAGAGATTCCATCAGACTGGCAAATGCCGGATAACCGGTGCCCGGTGGGAAGCAGGTGTCCACTGCCAGCATCTGGCTGAGATCCTGTAAAATGGCGGTTTCGTCCTGCCGGATGGAGTCCAGCGCAATTTGCAAACTTCCTTCACACGACATGCTATACTCGCTTTATTCTATTTCTATATAGTTTATAGATAAAGCAGATGCCCGTTCAGGTCAATAGGTAATCAGGTATGACACAACAAAATAAAGCAGAGCAGGACGCTTCCCCTTTTGGCCGGTTAAGCGAAAGGGAATCCGCGCCGTTATATGAAGTGGTGAAACGTCACATCAGCGAATCCATTCTGATTGGCGAACTGCCGCCGGGTACGGTTTTGCCGAGCGAAAATGCGCTGGCGGCCGACTTCGGGGTTTCGGTGGGAACGGTACGCAAAGCGCTTTCGGCGCTGACGACGGAAGGCATGCTGATGCGGCGTCGCAAGACGGGCACCGTGGTCACTGGCTGGGCACCACTGCACAATCTCAGTTATTTCTTTCAGTATTTCCGCCTGCATGGCCGCGACGGTGCGTTACTGAATTCCGAGACGATTTTGCTCGATCATCAGACCGGCGAAGCCAGCGCCCGTGAAGCCGAAAAGCTGCAAATCGACGACGGCGCACCGGTTATCCGCATCCGCCGTTTACGCCGGGTTAAAGGCATTCCCGCCATGCACGAACGGCTGGTATTACCGGCCGAACGCCTGCCGGATTTCCCTGCTGCGGATGATTTACCGCCGCTGCTTTACCGTTTTCTGCTGGAAAAATACGGGGTTCGCGTGGCAGCCGTGCGCGAGCAGCTCATCGCCGAGATGGCCGATGCCGACGACCTGAAATGGCTGGAACTCGAGGCCCCGCACGCGGTGATGGTGATCGACGAAGTGTCGTTTGATCAAAGCGCCGTACCGGTGATCATGGCGCACCACAGGTTCAGCACCGATCACTTTATGTATGTGAATGAGATCCGCTAGTGGCAGGGGGCGGCTGCAACGGGGCCGCTTTAAAATCAACTTCAACTTCAAATTCAAGGTCGTGGGCTCGCCGCCCACACTGGCCCAGAGGACGCGTAAGCGCGCGCCCTCTGGACTCCCGCGCTTTTTTACTGCGCGCTTCGCTCGCTGGCTATGTTTCAGGTAGCGCAGCGACAGGCTGGAAATCTTGCCGCTGCGCGGTGCCTTCTCTCGGTCCTGGAGCCTTTGGTCTCCAGGCCGCTCCGTTCAGCAAGATTTCTGAATCGCCCGCACGATCTTAAATTCAACGGCGGACTGTTTTATCTTTACTCCTCCCCCTGCGAAGGGAGGTTGGGAGGGGGAGGTTGGGAGGGGGTTTTACGGGCTAACACTTTGTCGAAGCCAACTTTAACTTATTGATTTTACTTTAATACCCCACCCCAACCCTCCCCTTCGCAGGGGAGGGAGTAAGGCTCAGACTCCCTGAATTCTGAGATCCCACAGCTTATTCCGTATCAGTTGTTTCAGCCTCAGCGCCGCCTGTGACGCAGGCTGATCCCGCCGGCTCAGCAAAATCACCTCAAACGGCAGCGGTTCCGCGACTGCCACGATCTTCAGCTGATCGACATACCGCCGGGCGGTAAAGGTATCGACCACGCCGACACCGCCGCCCGCCAGCACCATGTCAGCGATCACTGAGTAGGTTTTGATATACAGCGCCGAGTGCGGCATCAGGCCGTTTTCGCGCAGGACGCGGTTGAGCACCTGCCCCAGCGGATCCTGTTGCTGCAACATCAGCAAATCGTTCTCACACAACCACGCCAGTGATACCGGCCCTTCGACCGGGGAATCTTTGGGCAGGAGTGCGACCATATTGGCCTGATAGATCGACTCAGCAACCAGTTCCTGCGTGGCCTGCTCGCCAAATGCCAGCGCGAAATCCATTTTGTATTGCAGTAAGTCCTGACTCAGGGTGTTGAAATGCCCGGTCACCAGCTCAACGCTGCCGCCGGGCGTCTGACGGCGGAAATCCACCAGCACCGGCGCCATCACGCTGTGGCCGAGGGCGTGCGCCGAACCGATGCGCACATGCTGGCCTTCGCCCTGACGCAGTTGTTCCGCCAGCTCACCGATGGCCTGAATATGGCTGAACAACGCTTCGACTTCCGGCATCAACCGCCGCCCTTCCGGCGTCACAATCAGCCCTTGCGGCGTGCGGTCAAACAGCGTGAAGCCCAGTTGCTGCTCAGCGTGATTCAGTACGCGGCTGACATTCGGCTGCGACACGTTCAGCAGGCGCGCCGCGCCGCTGACGCTGCCCGCCTGTAACACGGCCTGAAACACTTCGATGTGGCGTAAGCGCATTGCTGCCCTATTTCTGCGTGGTGGCTAAGTACGAGAAAGCACTTAACAGGCTGATAATATTAGCAACGGTCGGACTGTGATAACCGACGGTGACGGCATCAAGGCGCTCGACACCGGGGATCAGACAGAATAAATCTGCCAGGACCGGTTTCGCAGTCATCAGTTCGAGATGATACGGCGCACTGAATCTTCCGGCGGTGAGCGGCGCAGGTTTGCTGACCGCAATTGTCGCCTGTTTGCGGATTTTGGCGCAGGCAATCGACGGGCTGTCGGATTCGGCGGCATTGGCGGAAATCGCCCGTTTGACGCAGACATACTGCGATTCAGGGTAATAACGACGGATCCAGCTTTCGAGATGATCGTCGCCGGTCACCAGCCACAACGGAACGTTGAGTTCAGCACCGGCGGCGGCGTATAAGTCGCTTTCGCCCACCACATTGCCATTGAGTTTTACCCGGTAAAACGCACGACCATTGATGGTGTGCGCCAGTACACCGTTTTCACCCGCAGCCGTGTGATAACCGACAAACATCAGGCCATCGTATTGCTGTTGTTGCAGCCCTTCGACCATCGACAATCCGCGTGGTTTGCCCTGTACCAGCCGGGCGCGCGGGTCGATTTTATCGGCGCGCAGGTTTTGCATCATCGCGTGGCTGTCGGCCACCGTCACTTCCATCGCGCCACCGGCAAACGCACCATCGATAGCGGCATTAACTTCGCCTTCCATCAGCGCACGGGCAGCCTCATAATCCGCGTTTCCCGGGCTGCATTGTTCCGGGCGCATCACGCCTGCAATACCTTCAATGTCTGCAGAGATAAACACTTTCATCAGTTGTTCCCTTTTAGTTTGGTTACCAGATGGAGGTCACACCCACACCCCAGCCTTCCCATCGTGAGGGGGGAAGGCGCCAGGCTAGTTCGCCAGGTTATCTAATACGTCACTCAACCCCAGCCGGTAATGCCCGTCAAATCCGCAGACGGTTTCCGCACTCAGTAAGGCATCAATAATAGCGTGTTCTGTGGCGTCTGCCGCCAGCGCCAGTAACGGCTCAAGTTCGGCATCCGGTAATGTGACGCCGTCACGTTGCGTCGAGAATGCCAGCGCGATATCTCCTGAACCATGCCCCCAGTAACTGCCCAGACGCCCTAACCCGGCACCGGCGCGTTTGGCGATGCGTCCGAGCTGGCGGCTGTCGAGATAGCGGTCGCAGGCCATCACGATGATCACCGAACCGGCATCCACCTGCGGGGCCAGTTGCGGCTGGATTTTTGCGATGGCTTCTCCGGCGCGCACACCGTCAAGCGTCAGGTCCGAGAGTTTGCCGAAGTTTGCCAGCACCAGTACGCCTAACGTCGCGTTAAGCGTTTCGCACCAGCGCGAAGCCGTGCCGATACCGCCTTTTAAGCCGAAACTGCTCATACCACGTCCGGCCCCCACGCTGCCACGGGCGAAGGCTTTTGTCGCGCCGTCGAGTGCGGCCAGCGCGTCGTCTTCACTGACCGCCATCGCCTGTATATCGTTAAGATAGAAATCGTTGCACTCAAGGATAACCGGATTGATGGTAGCGTCAGGACGGCCAATCTGCGGGAATTGCCGGCAGCTGCGCTTTACCAGCGCATTAAACAAGGTGCCGGTGGCGAAGGTATTGCTGAGCAGTAGCGGGGTTTGCAGCTCGCCCAGCTCCATCACCTGGATAAGCCCCATCGGTTTGCCGAACCCGTTTAACACTGCCACGCCGCACGGCAACGGTTTTCCATACAGATTGTCGCCGGGTGGCACAATGGCGGTGACGCCGGTCTGCACATCCCCCGCCGACAGCGTGCTGTGACCGACGGTCACTCCGGCGACGTCGGTGAGGCTATTGGTTGCACCGCAGGGAAATCGCGGGCGGAAAATCTGGCGCGAGGTGCGCCAGCGTTGCAGCAAGGCAGACAGCGCCTGCTGCTGAAATTCGTCTTCATGTTCTTGCGAAGGCATCAGTTTTCCGTTTCAGACTTTCGGTTCACAAAGGCGTGTTCCGATTACTTTTTCAGTTTAGGATCCAGCGTGTCACGCAACGCGTCACCGAGCAGATTAAATGCCAGGACTGTGAGGAATATCGCCAGCCCCGGAAACACACTGACGTTCCATTTGCCCGCCATCATCATATTGCGGCTCATCGCCAGAATATTGCCCCACTCCGGCACATCAGGCTCCGGCCCCAGACCGATAAAACTCAGGCTGGCCGCGGTCAGAATACTGGTGCCGATACGCATGGTGAAATAGACGATGACGTTTGAAAGCGTGCCCGGCAGGATATGGCGTAAAATCACCACCCTGTCCGGCGCACCGACGCAGCGAACCGCTTCGATATAGGCACTTTGTTTAATCGATAACGTGGCGGCACGCACGATGCGGGCAAACACCGGCACACTGAATACCGCGACCGCAATAATCACGTTATTCAGCCCCGGCCCCAGAATAGCCACCACGGCAATTGCCAGCAACATACCGGGAAAGGCGAACAGCACATCGGAGCCGCGCATGATCAGCATGTCCAGCCAGCGGCCGTAATATCCGGCCAGCAGCCCCAGTAACACACCGGCAATCATGCCAAGTGTGACCGAAAAAATGCCGACGTAAAGGGAGATACGCGCGCCGTAAATGATACGACTGAGAACGTCGCGGCCTAAGTCGTCCGTGCCGAACCAGTGTTCAGGCGTCGGACCGACACCGAGTGCCATCCAGTCCGGCGTCATCGGATCAAAAGGTGCCAGCCACGGCGCGAACACCGCGACAAGCACCAGCAGCAGGAGGAATCCTCCCGACACCAGCGCCATCGGATGACGAATAAAGGTGTGGAAAAAGTCGTACCACGGCGAACGGATGTCATCGTTTTGCGAGGCCACCGCAGCCGGTGTGGTTTCTTCCAGCACAGAGACAGGATCGGTCATGAGCAGCTCCTAACGCAGACGGATAGCCGGATTGACCACCGCATAAAGCAGGTCAACCAGCAGGTTTATCAGAATAAATTCAAAGACAAACAGCATCACCAGCGCCTGAATCACCGGCTGATCCTGCGTTTTGATGGATTCAATCAGTAACCAGCCCAGCCCCGGCCAACTGAACACGCTTTCGACGATAATCGAGCCACCGAGCAAAAAGCCAAATTGCAGGCCCAGCATGGTGATAATCGGGATCAGTGCATTGCGCATGATGTGTTTCCAGGTCACCCGGCGTGCGCGTAAACCTTTGGCATTAGCGGTGCGCACATAATCTTCCTGCGCCACATCGAGAAATGCCGAGCGGGTGAAACGCGCCATGACCGCCGCCACCGACGAACCCAGCGTTATCGCCGGTAAGATAATGTCAGCAGGCGAGTTAAATCCGCTGACGGCGAATATCCCGAACGGCATGGCGACAAACTGGATCAGCAGCAATCCGAGCCAGAACGGCGGCATGGAAATCCCGCCGACCGCCATGCTCATCAGCGTCCAGTCCTGCCATTTTCCGCGTTTGAGCGCGGAAACGACGCCAATCACCAGTCCCAGCACCACCGACCACGCGAAACCCGCCAGCGCCAGCAACAGGGTCGGCATAAAACCGCTTTCAATGACACTTAACACTGGCTGACGGGTGCGGTAAGTCGTGCCCAGATCGCCGTGGATCATGCCGTCCAGCCAGTGCCAGTACTGCGCAGGCAGCGGATCGTTCAGGCCAAGCAGTTGCCGTGCTGACTCAACCGCCTCAACCGGCGCATCCTGACCGGCGTAAATACGCGCGGGGTCACCCGGCAGCAGCTTGATAAATCCGAAAACCAGTAACGACACCACCAGTAAAACGGGGATCATTTCCAGTATCCGGCGGATAAAGTAGGTCAGCATAAAAATGATTCCCTGAATTCAGTAAATTCCCTCCCCTGCGAAGGGGAAAGCAGACCGGAACACACATTGGTTTTGCCCTTTGCTCCTCCCCCTGCGAAGGGGGCGGTTGGGAGGGGGTTTACCAGACAAAACCACTGTCAAGACACACATAAACTTTGGTTTTTGACCTTAATACCCCACCCCAACCCTCCCCTTCGCAGGGAAGGGAGTTACCCGCGAACATCTTCCGGCAATTGATTATTTAAATTGTGCCTGATTAAAAATCAGCGAGCCGTCGGCCAGCATGTAAACCCCGGAAAGATCTTTGCTCTTGCCCACCAGGTTATCCGGCACGCCGAGATAGGCCATCGGCGCATCCGCCCACAGCAGTTTTTGCGCATCGGCATAAGCCGCTTTACGTTTCTCCACATCAGCCGTTTGCAGACCGGCAGTGATCGCCGCATCCACCTGTTTGTTGCTGTAATAAGAAACGTTATAAGCCGAAGGGATCCAGGATTCGGTGGCGAACAGCGGGCGCAGCGCCCAGTCTGCATCACCGGTCGAGGCCGACCATGCACCGTAATACATTTCCACTTTGGCATCCGCCGGTTTCGGTGTGCTCCACAGACGTTGTGTCAGCGTTCCGGCATCCATCGGCACCAGCTTGACGCGAACCCCAATCAGGGAAAGCTGTTGTTTCAGGAATTGCGCACTGCGGATACGGTCGGTTTTGTTCGAGCTCCACATCTCAACGTCGAAGCCCTTTTCATATCCGGCTTCCTTCATCAGCGCCTTCGCTTTAGCGATGTTATAGCTGTAATCCGGCGTGGTTTGTTTCTGATAGAACTGGACATTTTTCGGCAGCGGCGAGGTAGACGGCGATCCCAGACCGGCGAAACCAACTTTCAGCCACAAATTACGGTCGATGGCGTAGTTGATCGCCTGACGGACACGCACGTCAGAGAACTCTTTTTTCTGCGTATTGAAGGCGATGTAATACAGATAAATACCCGGATCCTGTGCGATATCCAGTTTCGGATCGCTCTTCACGGTATCCACCAGATCGGAGGGCAACGGATAGACGGCGTCCACGCCGCCCGATTTCAGTTTCGCTACCTGCGTGGAATCTTCCGGTGTCGGGTATAACGTGACGGAATCCACTTTCGGCCAGCCTTTCTGCCAGTAATTGTCGAATTTCACCAGTTTGACGTCTTTACCCTGCTGCCATTCCACAAATTTAAACGGACCGGTTCCTACCGGATGCACGCTCAGGTCCTGTTCGTTCGGGTATTGTTTTAACGACGCCGGGCTGTGCATCACCGCAGACGGGTGTGCGAGGGTGTTGATCATTGCGCCAAACGGTTTGTTCAGGGTGATTTTTACCTGATACGGGCTGACCACTTCAACGGATTTAATCATGCTGAACAGTGAGTTACGTTTCAGGTGATTGGCCGGATTGGCCAGACGATCAAGGTTGGCTTTTACCGCGTCAGCATTGAACGGCGTGCCGTCCTGGAAAGTCACGTCGTGACGCAGATTAAGGGTGAATTCGGTAGCATCGCTGTTACTGGTGTAATCGGTCGCCAGCACCGGCACCACGGCCATTTTGCTGTCGAACTGGAACAGACGTTCAAAAATGCCGCTCTGAATGGAATAGCTCAGCGTATCTGTGGTGTCGTGCGGGTCAAAACCGGTCACGTCGGCATACATGGAAATACGCAGATCTTTGGCCTGAGCCGATGCCGCAAAACAAAGCGCCAGTCCGGCGGCAAGCAGGCTTTTACGCACTAAAGTCGGATGCATGGTGTTCTCCTGTGTGTCCCAAAAAAGAATGTTGAGTTATCCCTGTGCGACCCAGTGATGTTCACTGACGCGGGAATATTTGAGTTTTTCTATCTGTACACCCGCCGGATGCACCGGCGATTTCACGTCCACATCATCAAAATTGCGTAAAGCACGTTGCGTCGGATCCGCCACCGGAACCGAACTGAGCAGGCGCTGGGTATATGGATGTTTAGGATTACTAAACACAGCATCGCGCGGGCCTATCTCGACAATCTGTCCGCTGTACATCACCGCCACGCGATTGGCGATCCGCTCCACCACCGCCATGTCATGCGAAATAAACAGCCAGGCAACGCCGGTATCGCGCTGAAGATCCATCATCAGATTGACCACCTGCGCCTGTATCGACACATCCAGCGCCGACACGGCCTCGTCGGCAATGATTACCTGCGGCTGCAATGCCATGGCACGTGCGATCGCGATGCGCTGACGCTGGCCGCCGGAAAATTCGTGCGGATAACGCCGCGCATGGGAAGGTTCAAGTCCGACACTTTTCAGCAACTGACTGACCACCGGCGTGGCATCGGCCAGAGACTTTTTCAGGCCATGCAGTAATAAAGGTTCGGCAATAGAAAACCCGACGGTCAGACGCGGATTCAGTGACGCATACGGGTCCTGAAACACCATCTGGATCTGGCGACGAACGGCCTGAAACGGCGTGTCGCGCATCAGGGTAATTTCTTTACCTTCAAGATGAATGCTTTCGGATTCGCTGCCGACCAGTCGCAAAATCGCCCGGCCGGTGGTGGATTTGCCGCAACCGCTCTCGCCCACCAGCGCCAGCGTTTCACCCGGCCAGATGGAGAAGTCGATTTGTTCGACAGCGTGGACTTCTTTGGTCACACGGGACAACACACCGGAGCGGATCGGGTAACAGACGCGCAAACCGCGCACATCCAGTAACGGCGGTGCAGCATAATTGGCAGTTTTCTGATCACCGTCATCGTCTGAAGTGTGATGAGGATCATCTGCAACCGATTGCTTTTCTGGCGAAATTTTTTGCCCGCTTTTGTCCCCTAATAACGGGAAGCGGCGCGGCCATTTCAGCCCCTGCATGTCGCCCAGTTTCGGCACGGCGGCCAGCAAGGCGCGGGTATAAGGATGCTGCGCGTTGGCGAAAATCTCCGTCACGCTGCCCTGCTCCACCACTTTGCCCTGATACATCACCACCACGCGATCGGCGATTTCCGCCACCACGCCCATGTCATGGGTGATAAACAGAACCGACATATCGGTGCCCTGTTGCAGGTCGCGCAGAATTTGCAGGATGCGCGCCTGTACCGTGACATCCAGCGCCGTCGTGGGTTCGTCGGCAATCAGCAGCGCCGGATCGCAGGCCAGCGCCTGCGCAATCATCACACGCTGACGCATGCCGCCGGAAAGTTCGTGCGGGTAACATTTTAGGATGCGTTCAACGTCAGGAATGCGAACCTGTTTGAGCAGCTCGCGGGCTTTGTTCAGCGCCGTGGCTTTATTCGCCATGCCGTGATCCAGCAGCCCTTCGGTCAGCTGATCGCCCACGCGCAGCACCGGATTGAGCGAGGTCATCGGCTCCTGAAAGATCATCGACATTTCCTGACCACGCAGCTTGCGGCGTGATTCTGCCGACATGGCGGTCAGCGCATGACACGTGCCGTTACGGCCAAAAAATTCGATACTGCCCGCGTCAATGTGCGCCGAATCCGGCAGCAACCCCATGACGCTCAGTGAAGTGACGGACTTACCGGATCCGCTTTCGCCGACCACCGCCACCACTTCACCTTTATTCACCGAGAAGGAAACGCCTTTCAGCGCCTGCGTTTTGCCTTGCCGGCCGGAAAACGTCACCGACAAATCGTTAATCTGCAAAATGGGCACTGTCATCAATAAACGCCTCCTTTATAGACAGGCTGAACTGTTAAAGCCAGACTTCACCGTTTTCATAGCGCAATGCCGGTTCGGCGTCCTGCGCCAGCCAGATCGGGCCATCAAGATCGACCCGTTCCGCCTGCACCGCCACCGGCAGCGCCGCCTCCATCGCAAGGGATGAACCCAGCATGCAACCGACCATAATGCGCAGACCGGACTGCCGTGCCACCCCGGTCATGGCCAGCGCTTCCGTCAGGCCACCGCATTTGTCGAGCTTGATATTGATCATCTCGTAACGGTCACGCAGCCCTTCGATATCTCCGCGTTCATGACAGCTTTCGTCGGCGCAGACAGGAACAGGATGCAAACAACGCACCAGATCGTTGTCATTACCGGCAGGAAGGGGTTGTTCGATCATCGCCACGTTCAATTCGTGCAGCGCCTGAAACAGGCTGCCGAGATCCAGACCCGACCAGGCTTCGTTAGCGTCCACCACCAGCGTAGCCTGTGGTGCAGCGGCACGGATGGCCGCCACTTTCTCGATAATCTGCTCGCGGTCGAGTTTGATTTTCAGTAGTTGCGCGCCACCGGCGACGGCCACAGCGGCGGCATTTGCCATGTTTTCCAGCAGATCCAGACTCAGGGTTTCGGCGGTAATCACCGAAACAGGCTTAGGCATATCAAGCAGTTGCCACAGGTCTTTGCCCTGTTTTGCCGCATCAAGACGCCACATTGCACAATCGAGGGCATTGCGCGCCGAACCAGCCGGTAACGCCTGTTGCAGCGCTTCGCGGCTCAGCCCCTGTTCAATCTGCGGGCGGATAAGCT encodes the following:
- the dgcA gene encoding N-acetyl-D-Glu racemase DgcA, which produces MIQMTFQTVELPLAKPFAISRGTRTAVTVVRVSLTDGKFTAVGECTPTARYQESPQSVCGQLELIRPQIEQGLSREALQQALPAGSARNALDCAMWRLDAAKQGKDLWQLLDMPKPVSVITAETLSLDLLENMANAAAVAVAGGAQLLKIKLDREQIIEKVAAIRAAAPQATLVVDANEAWSGLDLGSLFQALHELNVAMIEQPLPAGNDNDLVRCLHPVPVCADESCHERGDIEGLRDRYEMINIKLDKCGGLTEALAMTGVARQSGLRIMVGCMLGSSLAMEAALPVAVQAERVDLDGPIWLAQDAEPALRYENGEVWL
- a CDS encoding ABC transporter ATP-binding protein, encoding MTVPILQINDLSVTFSGRQGKTQALKGVSFSVNKGEVVAVVGESGSGKSVTSLSVMGLLPDSAHIDAGSIEFFGRNGTCHALTAMSAESRRKLRGQEMSMIFQEPMTSLNPVLRVGDQLTEGLLDHGMANKATALNKARELLKQVRIPDVERILKCYPHELSGGMRQRVMIAQALACDPALLIADEPTTALDVTVQARILQILRDLQQGTDMSVLFITHDMGVVAEIADRVVVMYQGKVVEQGSVTEIFANAQHPYTRALLAAVPKLGDMQGLKWPRRFPLLGDKSGQKISPEKQSVADDPHHTSDDDGDQKTANYAAPPLLDVRGLRVCYPIRSGVLSRVTKEVHAVEQIDFSIWPGETLALVGESGCGKSTTGRAILRLVGSESESIHLEGKEITLMRDTPFQAVRRQIQMVFQDPYASLNPRLTVGFSIAEPLLLHGLKKSLADATPVVSQLLKSVGLEPSHARRYPHEFSGGQRQRIAIARAMALQPQVIIADEAVSALDVSIQAQVVNLMMDLQRDTGVAWLFISHDMAVVERIANRVAVMYSGQIVEIGPRDAVFSNPKHPYTQRLLSSVPVADPTQRALRNFDDVDVKSPVHPAGVQIEKLKYSRVSEHHWVAQG
- a CDS encoding glutathione ABC transporter substrate-binding protein, whose protein sequence is MHPTLVRKSLLAAGLALCFAASAQAKDLRISMYADVTGFDPHDTTDTLSYSIQSGIFERLFQFDSKMAVVPVLATDYTSNSDATEFTLNLRHDVTFQDGTPFNADAVKANLDRLANPANHLKRNSLFSMIKSVEVVSPYQVKITLNKPFGAMINTLAHPSAVMHSPASLKQYPNEQDLSVHPVGTGPFKFVEWQQGKDVKLVKFDNYWQKGWPKVDSVTLYPTPEDSTQVAKLKSGGVDAVYPLPSDLVDTVKSDPKLDIAQDPGIYLYYIAFNTQKKEFSDVRVRQAINYAIDRNLWLKVGFAGLGSPSTSPLPKNVQFYQKQTTPDYSYNIAKAKALMKEAGYEKGFDVEMWSSNKTDRIRSAQFLKQQLSLIGVRVKLVPMDAGTLTQRLWSTPKPADAKVEMYYGAWSASTGDADWALRPLFATESWIPSAYNVSYYSNKQVDAAITAGLQTADVEKRKAAYADAQKLLWADAPMAYLGVPDNLVGKSKDLSGVYMLADGSLIFNQAQFK
- a CDS encoding GntR family transcriptional regulator, encoding MTQQNKAEQDASPFGRLSERESAPLYEVVKRHISESILIGELPPGTVLPSENALAADFGVSVGTVRKALSALTTEGMLMRRRKTGTVVTGWAPLHNLSYFFQYFRLHGRDGALLNSETILLDHQTGEASAREAEKLQIDDGAPVIRIRRLRRVKGIPAMHERLVLPAERLPDFPAADDLPPLLYRFLLEKYGVRVAAVREQLIAEMADADDLKWLELEAPHAVMVIDEVSFDQSAVPVIMAHHRFSTDHFMYVNEIR
- a CDS encoding M20 family metallopeptidase; translation: MSCEGSLQIALDSIRQDETAILQDLSQMLAVDTCFPPGTGYPAFASLMESLLEPVGFVCERVSVPENLWQTPDGSAQGERVNVIATLPGSAAEACNLYFHVDTVPAGDGWNYPPLTLTQADGKLIGRGAADMKGTIVAALAAIRAAQRHGLALKFNPVLLLCTDEEGGLYPGVRYLAEQKLFSGHMLSFNGGAVPRIWGGCFGSIDLKICITGRSAHSGDPVGGINAIEESLPLMNALHTLKRDVEQRASAMPAPPHFEGRPLTSRLTLAAAQGGGKGSTLPARFELLVNRRYSPEEAFETVFKELTDCIGQAMKGSAALAVEYHLIGHLAPVSDPTGPHWPRWLAALSQGFGFHANDFAVWGSSTSSDMGWVQQAGIQEILLGGLARPENRIHASDEYTTMQDVVALSQSILAYLASDFTPTENSPTQGFSNSAERV
- a CDS encoding P1 family peptidase — its product is MPSQEHEDEFQQQALSALLQRWRTSRQIFRPRFPCGATNSLTDVAGVTVGHSTLSAGDVQTGVTAIVPPGDNLYGKPLPCGVAVLNGFGKPMGLIQVMELGELQTPLLLSNTFATGTLFNALVKRSCRQFPQIGRPDATINPVILECNDFYLNDIQAMAVSEDDALAALDGATKAFARGSVGAGRGMSSFGLKGGIGTASRWCETLNATLGVLVLANFGKLSDLTLDGVRAGEAIAKIQPQLAPQVDAGSVIIVMACDRYLDSRQLGRIAKRAGAGLGRLGSYWGHGSGDIALAFSTQRDGVTLPDAELEPLLALAADATEHAIIDALLSAETVCGFDGHYRLGLSDVLDNLAN
- a CDS encoding ABC transporter permease subunit; amino-acid sequence: MLTYFIRRILEMIPVLLVVSLLVFGFIKLLPGDPARIYAGQDAPVEAVESARQLLGLNDPLPAQYWHWLDGMIHGDLGTTYRTRQPVLSVIESGFMPTLLLALAGFAWSVVLGLVIGVVSALKRGKWQDWTLMSMAVGGISMPPFWLGLLLIQFVAMPFGIFAVSGFNSPADIILPAITLGSSVAAVMARFTRSAFLDVAQEDYVRTANAKGLRARRVTWKHIMRNALIPIITMLGLQFGFLLGGSIIVESVFSWPGLGWLLIESIKTQDQPVIQALVMLFVFEFILINLLVDLLYAVVNPAIRLR
- a CDS encoding ABC transporter permease subunit gives rise to the protein MTDPVSVLEETTPAAVASQNDDIRSPWYDFFHTFIRHPMALVSGGFLLLLVLVAVFAPWLAPFDPMTPDWMALGVGPTPEHWFGTDDLGRDVLSRIIYGARISLYVGIFSVTLGMIAGVLLGLLAGYYGRWLDMLIMRGSDVLFAFPGMLLAIAVVAILGPGLNNVIIAVAVFSVPVFARIVRAATLSIKQSAYIEAVRCVGAPDRVVILRHILPGTLSNVIVYFTMRIGTSILTAASLSFIGLGPEPDVPEWGNILAMSRNMMMAGKWNVSVFPGLAIFLTVLAFNLLGDALRDTLDPKLKK
- a CDS encoding M55 family metallopeptidase, with the protein product MKVFISADIEGIAGVMRPEQCSPGNADYEAARALMEGEVNAAIDGAFAGGAMEVTVADSHAMMQNLRADKIDPRARLVQGKPRGLSMVEGLQQQQYDGLMFVGYHTAAGENGVLAHTINGRAFYRVKLNGNVVGESDLYAAAGAELNVPLWLVTGDDHLESWIRRYYPESQYVCVKRAISANAAESDSPSIACAKIRKQATIAVSKPAPLTAGRFSAPYHLELMTAKPVLADLFCLIPGVERLDAVTVGYHSPTVANIISLLSAFSYLATTQK
- a CDS encoding LysR family transcriptional regulator, with the protein product MRLRHIEVFQAVLQAGSVSGAARLLNVSQPNVSRVLNHAEQQLGFTLFDRTPQGLIVTPEGRRLMPEVEALFSHIQAIGELAEQLRQGEGQHVRIGSAHALGHSVMAPVLVDFRRQTPGGSVELVTGHFNTLSQDLLQYKMDFALAFGEQATQELVAESIYQANMVALLPKDSPVEGPVSLAWLCENDLLMLQQQDPLGQVLNRVLRENGLMPHSALYIKTYSVIADMVLAGGGVGVVDTFTARRYVDQLKIVAVAEPLPFEVILLSRRDQPASQAALRLKQLIRNKLWDLRIQGV